A segment of the Thauera sedimentorum genome:
GCTGCGGGCGAATGCGCCAGTCTATCATGAGCCTGCACACCGACCGGGTCATGCGCGGCGCGCACTGCCCCTATAATTGACGTTCACGTCAACCTACAACAGAGAACAGCATGGGACATCGTCTTTCCAAGATCTACACCCGCACCGGCGACGCCGGCACCACCGGCCTGGGCGACGGCAAGCGGGTATCGAAGAACAGCCTTCGCATCCACAGCCTGGGCGAGGTCGATGAACTCAATGCGGTGATCGGCCTGCTGCTCACCGAGGAGCTGCCCGACGAGGTGCGCGCCCTGCTGACCGACGTGCAGAACGACCTCTTCGACCTCGGCGGCGAGGTCTGCATTCCCGGCATGAGCATGATCAGCACCAAGCAGGTGGACATGCTGGAGACCGCGCTCGACCAGTTCAACGAACCGCTGCCGCCGCTCAAGGACTTCATCCTGCCGGGCGGCACCCGCGCCGCCGCGCTGGCGCATCTGGCGCGCACCGTGTGCCGCCGCGCCGAGCGCATGCTGGTCGGCCTGGCACTGGAAGAGGCGGTGAACGACGCCCCGCGCCAGTACCTCAACCGCCTGTCGGACCTGCTGTTCGTGCTCGGCCGCGCGCTCAACCGCGCCGGCGGGCGCGGCGACGTGCTGTGGCAGAAGGGCAAGAACGCCTGACGCCGCAGCAAACAACCGGGGCCGCCGGCCCCGGTGACGTTTCCGAGCGGGCGCTCAGCTCATCAGGCTCTCGCCGTCGGCCATTTCCAGGATGGCGCCGACGATGTCGTCCATGGTGACGATGCCCGCCAGCTCGTTGGTCGCGGTGACGATCAGGCGGCGGATGCCGAGATTCACCATCATCCGCGCCGCATGCTTGATCTCCACCTCGCGCGAGATCGAGATCGCCGGCTTCGCGCAGATGTCGTAGACGTTGATCAGGTCGATATCGCCTTCCTCGGCCACGATGGTCTTGAGGATGTTGGTGTAGGTGATGATGCCGAAGGCGTCGTGCTCGTGGCGCTTGGCCACCACCAGCGACTTCACCCCGCGCTGCTTCATCGCCTTCATCGCCTCGCGGATGGTGGCAAACGGCGAGATGGTGACCACCTCGCGCACCATGATGTCCTTGACCAGCAACATGTGGCTGTCTCCTAGATGTCGTCCTTGATGCGCTGCTCGAAGCGCTCGATCTGCCGGGTGTCGATGCCGGCAATGTGCTCCAGCGGCAGGGTGAACACCACCCCGCGGGAATCGTTCTTCAGGTCCAGTTCGGCGGTCAGGCGCTTGAGCACCACCAGCGAAAGCTTCTTCTCCAGCACGAAGACCAGTACCGACTGGCTGCCCTCGTAGGTCAGCCCGAAGAAGGTCTTCTTCTCCTGCGCACCGATGCCGCGCGCATCGAGAATGGTCACACCGGCCGCTCCCGCGTCGCGCGCAACGTCCAGCGCCTTCTCTTCCAGATCGTCGGCCAGGATGGCCACGAGTACGGCGAATTTCATGTGCTTGCTCCTTCGGGCTGCACGACCCGCTCCACGACGATGGCGTACAGCATCACGGTGATGATGGGAAAGATGGAAGCGAAGGCGATCAGGCCGAAACCGTCGATCAGCACGCTGCGCCCCGGAATGCTGGTGGCCAGGCCGATGCCCAGCGCGGTGACCAGCGGCACGGTGACCTCCGAGGTGGTCACGCCCCCGAGATCGAAGGCCAGCGGCACGATGTAGCGCGGCGCCACCCAGGTCAGCAGGATCACCACGGCGTAGCCGGCCATGATGTAGTAGTGGATGGACCCGCCGGCAATGATGCGATGCACGCCGACGGTGATCCCCACCGCTACCCCAAGCGCCACCAACAGGCGGATGCGGTTGCCGTCGAGCTTGCCCTTGCCGGCCTCCTCGGCCTTCTGGCCGATGGCGATCAGCGCCGGCTCGGCCATCGTGGTCGCAAAACCGATCGAGAACGCAAACAGGTAGACCCACAGAATGTTGGGCAGTGCGATCAACTGCTCCGCCATGCTGCGGCCGATCGGGAACAGGCCGAGCTTGAGGCCGACCACGAAGGCGTAGAGCCCGACGATCACCAGCACGAAGCCGCCGGCCACCTTGTGCAGGTGGGCCAGCGGCTTGCGGATCACCACGTACTGGAAGAACAACACAACACCGATGATGGGCAGCACGTCGCGGAACATGCCCAGCAGGTCGGTCAGCATGCCCATCAGGAAGGCCCCGACGCCGCCCTCGACCGCCGGCGCGGCACTTGCCGCCGCCGCAGCCGCAGCCTCGAGCGGGGCCCCGTCACCGAAGCTGTAGACCACCACGCCGTACAGCTGCACCGAGATCATCGGCACCATCACCGCCAGGGCGACGAGACCGAATCCATGCGCCAGCGGATTGCGCCCGCGGATGGACATTGCCAGGCCGATGCCGAGCGAGGCGATCAGCGGCACGGTGACGATGTTGGTGGTCACCCCGCCGGAGTCGTAGGCCAGGCCGACGATCTCCTCGGGCGCGAAGAAGGTCACCGTCACCACCAGCAGATAGCCGCCTATCATGTACCAGTGCAGGGACTGGCCGAGGATGGTGCGCACCACGCCGAGCGCCACCACCACGCCCACCGACAGCGCCACTAGGATGCGCAGGGTGAAGCCGTCGATACGCCCGCCGCTGATTGTCTCGGCCTGGGTGGCAACGGCGATCAGCGCCGGCTCGGCCACCACCGCGGAGAATCCCAGGGCGAAACCGAAGATCATCAGCAGGGGCAGCGAACCCCTCTTGGCGAACTCGTTCGAGAGGTTCTTGCCGATCGGAAAGATGCCCAGCTCCAGCCCCTGCAGGAACAGGGCCACGCCGAAGACCACGACGAGCAGGCCGAAGGCCATGGGCAGCAGGCCGTCGGGCACCTGGCGCATCACCACAGCCTGGAAGAAGACGACCACCACGACGATGGGCAGCAGGTTGCGGAAGGCGTGCTGCAGCGTGTTGTAGAACTCGGCGAGCGGATTCACTTGTTATGGCCGGAAGGCGTCGACCCGGCGAGTATCACCAAGGACGCAACGAGGGTCAAACATCATACGTCCGGGGCATGAGCGCCGACGGCGCCGGTGGATTCGGCATCGAACAGGGCAAGCTGGGCGCCGTCCTCGCGCGTCTCGGCGTAGCGCACGCCGATGCCGATCAGGCGCACCGGCAGCGCCTTGCGCGCATGCCCCTCGGCCAGCAGCGTCCGCCACAGGGCCGGAGAGGGTTCGTCCGCAGCGCGCTCGACGGTGGTCTGGCTGAAGTCCGCGAACTTCACCTTGACGAAGGCCTTGCACACCGCGCCGGCGTCGCGCGCGCGCTCGTAGCGGCGCGTGAAATCCTCGACCAGCGGCGGCAGCGCGTCCAGGCAGGCGTCCAGGTCCGGCAGGTCTTCGGTATAGGTGGTCTCCACCGACAGCGACTTGCGTGCGCGGTCGGGCGACACCGGGCGGTTGTCCTCGCCGCGGCACAGGCGGTAAAGGCTGGCGCCGAAGCTGCCGAACTCGGCCACCAACTCCGCCTGGCCCCAGGCGCGCAGGTCGCCGCAGGTGTCCACCCCCGCCGCCTGCAGGCGGGCCGCGGTGACCTTGCCGACCCCGAAGAGCTTCTTCACCGGCAGCGCGGCGACGAAGGCGTCCACCTCCTCCGGGCGCACCACGAACTGCCCGTTGGGCTTGTTCCAGTCGCTGGCCACCTTGGCGATGAACTTGTTGGGCGCGATGCCGGCCGAGGCGGTGATGCCCACTTCCGTGTGAATGCGCGCACGGATCTCCTGCGCCATCAGCGTCGCCGAGCCGCGGCAGCGCTCCACCCCGCTGACGTCCAGATAGGCCTCGTCGAGCGACAGCGGCTCGACCAGCGGCGTGTAGTCGCGGTAGATCGCCAGGATCTGGCGCGAGGCGGCGCGGTAGCGCTCGAAATCCGGCGGCAGCAATACCAGCTGGGGACACAGGCGCAGTGCATGCGCCGAGGACATCGCCGAACGCACGCCGAAGGCGCGCGCCTCGTAGTTGCAGGTGGCGATCACCCCGCGCGAACCGGGCCGCCCGCCCACCGCCACCGGGCGTCCCGCCAGCTCGGGCGCATCGCGCACCTCGACTGCGGCATAGAAGCAGTCGCAGTCGCAGTGGATGATCTTGCGCACGGGCGTGTCGGGCGGCTCCATCGAGGCTCGGGCAGAAACGTTGATCCGCTATTTTGCCGTCAGTTGCAGCCGGCGTAGACGGCAACAGGCCCGGCACATGGCCGGGCCTGCACGATACGGTCGCGCCGTACCGTCGCTTACATCATGCCCAGGGCCCGCGGCAGGAACAGCGAGATCTCCGGGATGTAGGTGATCAGCATCAGGAACACCAGCATGGTGTACAGCCAGGGCAGTACCGCCTTGCTCATCTCGGTCAGGCCCGCGTTGGTGATGCCGCTGGCCACGAACAGGTTGAGACCCACCGGCGGGGTGATCATGCCGATCTCCATGTTCACCACGATCATCACGCCGAAGTGGATCGGATCGATGCCGAGCGCGGTGGCCACCGGGAACAGGATGGGCGCGAGGATCAGGATCACCGAGGACGGCTCCATCAACGCACCGGCCACCAGCAGCAGGATGTTCACCACGATCAGGAAGCCGATCACGCCCATGCCGCTGGCGACGATGGCGTCGGCCATGCGCTGCGGGATCTGCTCGCTGGTCAGGATGAAGGAGAACAGCACCGCGCTGGCGATGATGAACAGCAGCATCGAGCTCATGTTCGCCGAATCCAGCAGCACCCGCGGGATCTGCTTGAAGGTCAGATCCTTATAGACGAACACCGCGATGAAGAAGGCGTACACCGCGCTCATCGCCGCCGCTTCGGTCGGGGTGAACAGGCCGGAGTAGATGCCGCCCATCACCACGACGATCAGCATCAGGCCCCAGAAGGCCTTGCGGAAGGCCGCGAAACGCTCGCCCCAGCTGGCAGCAGGCAGGGTCGGGAAGTTGCGCTTCTTGGCCACGTACCAGGTGCACACCCCCAGCATGAAGGCCAGCAGCAAGCCCGGGATGACGCCGGCCATGAACAGCGCGCCCACCGAGGAGTTGGTGGTCACCGCGTACATCACCATGACGATGGACGGCGGGATCAGGATGCCCAGGCCGCCGGCCGAAGCCACCACGCCGGAGGCGAAGCGCAGCGAGAAGCCCTGCTTCAGCATGGCCGGGATCAGGATCGAGCCGATCGCCACCACGGTGGCCGGGCTGGAACCCGACACCGCCGCGAACAGCGCGCAGGCCAGCACCGAGCTCATCCCCAGGCCGCCGCGCAGGTGGCCGACCATGGCGGTGGCGAAGTTGATCATGCGCCGCGCCACGCCGCCGTGGGTGAGGAAGTTGCCGGCGAGGATGAAGAACGGGATCGCCATGATCTCGAACTTCTCGATGCCGGTGAACATCTTCAGCGCCACGGATTCGAGCGGCACGTCGGTGAAGATGAACATGAAGCTCAGCACGGTGAGGCCGAGCGCCACGCCGACCGGCATGCCGATCGCCATGAGGACGACGAGCAGGCCGAAAATTGCAATCGTGTTGGTCATCTTGGCGTGCTCCCGTCAGTTCTTGTCGCCCGGGCGCTTGGGATGGGTCTTGGCCCATTCCTCGTCGCTCTTGCCGGCATGCGCATGTTCGATGTCTTCGGCGGCGACGATCGCCTCGCCGATCGACAGGGTCTCGGTTTCCTCGTCCAGACCTTCGACATGGCCGTGGTTGTGCGTCGGCAGCTCGCCGGTACGGGCGAAGCTCGCCATGACCTGCAGGAAGCGGTAGGACATCAGGAAGGAACCCAGCGGCACGGCGGAATAGACCACCCAGGTCGACCATTCCAGGTCGGGCGTGGTCGGGCCTTCGTAGTATTCGCCGGGGTCGCGGCCGATCAGCGTGAGGAAGTCGTAGGCCATGCCGTTTTCCCACACGAAGAGCGCGCCGAAGATGCCGATCAGTCCGGTGAAGATCACACCGCAGACCAGTCCGGTGTGGATCATCACCGCACGCGGCTTGTCCTTGAGCTTGTTGATCAGGATGTCCACACCGACGTGGATGCCGGTGCGCACCCCGTAGGCGGCACCGAACTTGGCCATCCATACGAAGAGGATGATGCAGAATTCCTGGGCCCAGCCGACATTCATCTCGAGCAGCCAGTCCTGCAGGCCCGGGATGTCGAAACCCGAGGC
Coding sequences within it:
- a CDS encoding cob(I)yrinic acid a,c-diamide adenosyltransferase gives rise to the protein MGHRLSKIYTRTGDAGTTGLGDGKRVSKNSLRIHSLGEVDELNAVIGLLLTEELPDEVRALLTDVQNDLFDLGGEVCIPGMSMISTKQVDMLETALDQFNEPLPPLKDFILPGGTRAAALAHLARTVCRRAERMLVGLALEEAVNDAPRQYLNRLSDLLFVLGRALNRAGGRGDVLWQKGKNA
- a CDS encoding CBS domain-containing protein, whose protein sequence is MLLVKDIMVREVVTISPFATIREAMKAMKQRGVKSLVVAKRHEHDAFGIITYTNILKTIVAEEGDIDLINVYDICAKPAISISREVEIKHAARMMVNLGIRRLIVTATNELAGIVTMDDIVGAILEMADGESLMS
- a CDS encoding P-II family nitrogen regulator; the encoded protein is MKFAVLVAILADDLEEKALDVARDAGAAGVTILDARGIGAQEKKTFFGLTYEGSQSVLVFVLEKKLSLVVLKRLTAELDLKNDSRGVVFTLPLEHIAGIDTRQIERFEQRIKDDI
- a CDS encoding DUF1538 domain-containing protein, producing the protein MNPLAEFYNTLQHAFRNLLPIVVVVVFFQAVVMRQVPDGLLPMAFGLLVVVFGVALFLQGLELGIFPIGKNLSNEFAKRGSLPLLMIFGFALGFSAVVAEPALIAVATQAETISGGRIDGFTLRILVALSVGVVVALGVVRTILGQSLHWYMIGGYLLVVTVTFFAPEEIVGLAYDSGGVTTNIVTVPLIASLGIGLAMSIRGRNPLAHGFGLVALAVMVPMISVQLYGVVVYSFGDGAPLEAAAAAAASAAPAVEGGVGAFLMGMLTDLLGMFRDVLPIIGVVLFFQYVVIRKPLAHLHKVAGGFVLVIVGLYAFVVGLKLGLFPIGRSMAEQLIALPNILWVYLFAFSIGFATTMAEPALIAIGQKAEEAGKGKLDGNRIRLLVALGVAVGITVGVHRIIAGGSIHYYIMAGYAVVILLTWVAPRYIVPLAFDLGGVTTSEVTVPLVTALGIGLATSIPGRSVLIDGFGLIAFASIFPIITVMLYAIVVERVVQPEGAST
- the dinB gene encoding DNA polymerase IV translates to MRKIIHCDCDCFYAAVEVRDAPELAGRPVAVGGRPGSRGVIATCNYEARAFGVRSAMSSAHALRLCPQLVLLPPDFERYRAASRQILAIYRDYTPLVEPLSLDEAYLDVSGVERCRGSATLMAQEIRARIHTEVGITASAGIAPNKFIAKVASDWNKPNGQFVVRPEEVDAFVAALPVKKLFGVGKVTAARLQAAGVDTCGDLRAWGQAELVAEFGSFGASLYRLCRGEDNRPVSPDRARKSLSVETTYTEDLPDLDACLDALPPLVEDFTRRYERARDAGAVCKAFVKVKFADFSQTTVERAADEPSPALWRTLLAEGHARKALPVRLIGIGVRYAETREDGAQLALFDAESTGAVGAHAPDV
- a CDS encoding TRAP transporter large permease; this translates as MTNTIAIFGLLVVLMAIGMPVGVALGLTVLSFMFIFTDVPLESVALKMFTGIEKFEIMAIPFFILAGNFLTHGGVARRMINFATAMVGHLRGGLGMSSVLACALFAAVSGSSPATVVAIGSILIPAMLKQGFSLRFASGVVASAGGLGILIPPSIVMVMYAVTTNSSVGALFMAGVIPGLLLAFMLGVCTWYVAKKRNFPTLPAASWGERFAAFRKAFWGLMLIVVVMGGIYSGLFTPTEAAAMSAVYAFFIAVFVYKDLTFKQIPRVLLDSANMSSMLLFIIASAVLFSFILTSEQIPQRMADAIVASGMGVIGFLIVVNILLLVAGALMEPSSVILILAPILFPVATALGIDPIHFGVMIVVNMEIGMITPPVGLNLFVASGITNAGLTEMSKAVLPWLYTMLVFLMLITYIPEISLFLPRALGMM
- a CDS encoding TRAP transporter small permease is translated as MNKLLDRLEEIIIGSLMAVATIVIFISVVHRYASGFDIPGLQDWLLEMNVGWAQEFCIILFVWMAKFGAAYGVRTGIHVGVDILINKLKDKPRAVMIHTGLVCGVIFTGLIGIFGALFVWENGMAYDFLTLIGRDPGEYYEGPTTPDLEWSTWVVYSAVPLGSFLMSYRFLQVMASFARTGELPTHNHGHVEGLDEETETLSIGEAIVAAEDIEHAHAGKSDEEWAKTHPKRPGDKN